A section of the Streptomyces sp. V3I8 genome encodes:
- a CDS encoding transporter substrate-binding domain-containing protein, with translation MKTVPARRTRILAAITATAGLLLVAGCSSDDDGGKKTTANGVELVKSGQLTTCTHLPYPPFQSVIDGKEQGFDVALVDLVAEDLGVKQHILDQPFENFKTGGSLNSGQCDLAAAGMTITEERKKNVAFSDPYFEATQGILADKKSGISSLADLKGKKVGAQAQTTGEEFAKSKGLNPVSFESSDALLNGLRTGQVKAVVIDYPVVQGWLKDKANAAAFEVADNINTGEEYGFTMKKGNTKLLEAVNKALADAKSDGTYKKLYEKWIGPYDENAASASPSASS, from the coding sequence GTGAAGACCGTCCCCGCGCGCCGGACCCGCATCCTGGCCGCCATCACCGCGACGGCCGGGCTGCTGCTCGTCGCAGGCTGCTCCTCGGACGACGACGGGGGCAAGAAGACCACCGCGAACGGGGTCGAACTCGTCAAGAGCGGACAGCTCACCACCTGCACGCACCTGCCGTATCCGCCGTTCCAGTCGGTGATCGACGGCAAGGAGCAGGGCTTCGACGTCGCGCTCGTCGACCTGGTGGCCGAGGACCTGGGCGTGAAGCAGCACATCCTCGACCAGCCCTTCGAGAACTTCAAGACCGGCGGATCCCTCAACTCCGGCCAGTGCGACCTCGCCGCGGCCGGTATGACGATCACCGAGGAGCGCAAGAAGAACGTCGCCTTCTCCGACCCGTACTTCGAGGCCACCCAGGGCATCCTGGCCGACAAGAAGAGCGGCATCTCCTCCCTCGCGGACCTCAAGGGCAAGAAGGTCGGCGCGCAGGCGCAGACCACCGGCGAGGAGTTCGCGAAGAGCAAGGGCCTGAACCCGGTCTCCTTCGAGTCCTCGGACGCCCTCCTCAACGGCCTGCGCACCGGCCAGGTCAAGGCCGTCGTCATCGACTACCCGGTCGTCCAGGGCTGGCTGAAGGACAAGGCCAACGCCGCCGCCTTCGAGGTCGCCGACAACATCAACACCGGTGAGGAGTACGGCTTCACCATGAAGAAGGGCAACACCAAGCTCCTCGAAGCCGTCAACAAGGCGCTGGCGGACGCGAAGTCGGACGGCACGTACAAGAAGCTGTACGAGAAGTGGATCGGCCCGTACGACGAGAACGCCGCCTCCGCTTCCCCGTCCGCCTCCTCATGA
- a CDS encoding aminotransferase class V-fold PLP-dependent enzyme: METFENLVRTEFAAKNTYLNTAATGLLPARAVAAVRAGVESVAAGRPQDMFADVEAARASFARLLHVPGSRVAAGASVAVYTALIAASLPAGAEVLTAEADFTSVVNPFHVRRDLKVRTVPLERIAESVRPGTALVAVSAAQSADGRIADLPALREAAREHGARTYVDASQAAGWLPIDADAYDYVSSVAFKWLVCPRGVAFLVVPADFGGLEPVFAGWVAGEKPWDSCYGPVEELAHSARRFDESPALFSYAGARHSLELLEELGTDAVRAHDLGLADRFRAGLAALGQEPVPAPGSAIVSVPGLGHRQPDLSRAGIEVSDRAGHLRAAFHLYNTTADVDRLLDVLSG; this comes from the coding sequence ATGGAGACCTTCGAGAACCTCGTGCGTACCGAGTTCGCCGCGAAGAACACCTATCTGAACACTGCCGCCACCGGGCTGCTGCCGGCCCGCGCGGTGGCCGCCGTGCGGGCCGGCGTCGAGTCCGTGGCGGCCGGCCGGCCGCAGGACATGTTCGCCGATGTGGAGGCGGCCCGCGCCTCCTTCGCCCGCCTGCTGCACGTCCCCGGCAGCCGGGTCGCGGCCGGGGCGTCGGTCGCCGTCTACACCGCGCTGATCGCCGCCTCGCTGCCCGCCGGCGCCGAGGTCCTCACCGCCGAGGCCGACTTCACCTCCGTGGTGAACCCCTTCCATGTGCGCCGCGACCTCAAGGTCCGCACGGTGCCGCTGGAGCGGATCGCCGAGTCGGTGCGTCCCGGCACCGCGCTCGTCGCGGTGAGCGCGGCGCAGTCCGCGGACGGCCGGATCGCCGACCTGCCGGCGCTGCGCGAAGCGGCGCGCGAACACGGCGCCCGTACGTACGTCGACGCGTCCCAGGCCGCCGGATGGCTGCCGATCGACGCGGACGCGTACGACTACGTCTCCTCCGTCGCCTTCAAGTGGCTCGTCTGCCCGCGGGGCGTGGCCTTCCTCGTCGTTCCGGCGGACTTCGGCGGACTCGAGCCGGTCTTCGCGGGCTGGGTCGCGGGAGAGAAGCCCTGGGACAGCTGTTACGGGCCGGTCGAGGAACTCGCCCACTCCGCGCGGCGGTTCGACGAGAGCCCCGCCCTCTTCTCGTACGCCGGCGCCCGCCACTCCCTCGAACTGCTCGAGGAGCTGGGGACGGACGCCGTACGGGCCCACGACCTCGGCCTCGCCGACCGTTTCCGCGCCGGTCTCGCCGCTCTCGGGCAGGAGCCGGTCCCGGCGCCGGGCTCGGCCATCGTCTCCGTGCCGGGACTCGGCCACCGGCAGCCGGACCTGAGCCGGGCGGGCATCGAGGTCTCCGACCGCGCGGGCCATCTGCGGGCCGCCTTCCACCTGTACAACACGACCGCCGACGTCGACCGTCTGCTGGACGTCCTGTCCGGATGA
- a CDS encoding ectoine synthase → MIVRSFKEIEGTDRHVKSASGTWESKRVVLAKEKVGFSVHETILYAGTETSMWYANHIEAVVCVEGEAELTDDETGKKYTITPGTTYLLDGHERHTMRIKEDFRCICVFNPPVTGREDHDENGVYPLLTEPEEV, encoded by the coding sequence GTGATAGTCCGTTCGTTCAAGGAGATCGAGGGCACCGACCGGCACGTGAAGTCCGCGTCGGGCACCTGGGAGAGCAAGCGCGTCGTCCTCGCCAAGGAGAAGGTCGGCTTCTCCGTGCACGAGACGATCCTGTACGCGGGTACGGAGACGTCGATGTGGTACGCGAACCACATCGAGGCCGTCGTCTGCGTGGAGGGCGAGGCCGAACTCACCGACGACGAGACCGGCAAGAAGTACACGATCACGCCGGGGACCACGTACCTCCTCGACGGCCACGAGAGGCACACGATGCGGATCAAGGAGGACTTCCGCTGCATCTGTGTCTTCAACCCGCCGGTGACCGGACGGGAGGACCACGACGAGAACGGCGTCTACCCCCTGCTGACCGAACCCGAGGAGGTCTGA
- the thpD gene encoding ectoine hydroxylase: MTTITDLYPSRGDTEVSVPRQDPVVWSEPGTPGPIPGADLRSYERDGFLTVDQLIEDDEVALYRAELERMIADPAVRTDERSIVEPQSQEIRSVFEVHRTSEVFARLVRDERLVGRARQILGSDVYVHQSRINVKPGFGASGFYWHSDFETWHAEDGLPNMRTVSVSIALTENHDTNGGLMIMPGSHRTFLGCSGATPKDNYKKSLQMQDAGTPSDEALTEFASRHGIRLFTGRAGSATWFDCNCMHGSGDNITPFPRSNVFIVFNSVENAAVEPFAAPVRRPEFIGARDFTPVG, encoded by the coding sequence ATGACGACGATCACCGACCTGTACCCCAGCCGCGGCGACACCGAGGTCTCGGTGCCCCGGCAGGACCCGGTCGTGTGGAGCGAACCCGGCACACCGGGACCGATCCCGGGGGCCGACCTGCGGTCGTACGAGCGGGACGGCTTCCTCACCGTGGACCAGCTCATCGAGGACGACGAGGTCGCGCTCTACCGGGCCGAGCTGGAGCGCATGATCGCCGACCCCGCGGTCCGCACCGACGAGCGCTCGATCGTCGAGCCGCAGTCGCAGGAGATCCGCTCGGTCTTCGAGGTCCACCGGACCAGCGAGGTCTTCGCCCGGCTCGTGCGCGACGAGCGCCTGGTGGGCCGCGCCCGCCAGATCCTCGGTTCCGACGTGTACGTGCACCAGTCGCGGATCAACGTCAAGCCCGGGTTCGGCGCGAGCGGCTTCTACTGGCACTCGGACTTCGAGACCTGGCACGCCGAGGACGGTCTGCCGAACATGCGGACGGTGTCCGTCTCGATCGCGCTGACCGAGAACCACGACACCAACGGCGGCCTCATGATCATGCCGGGGTCGCACCGCACGTTCCTCGGCTGTTCCGGCGCCACGCCGAAGGACAACTACAAGAAGTCGCTGCAGATGCAGGACGCAGGCACGCCCTCCGATGAGGCGCTCACCGAGTTCGCGTCCCGGCACGGCATCAGGCTCTTCACGGGCCGGGCCGGCTCGGCGACCTGGTTCGACTGCAACTGCATGCACGGGTCGGGCGACAACATCACGCCGTTCCCGCGCTCGAACGTCTTCATCGTGTTCAACAGCGTGGAGAACGCGGCGGTGGAGCCGTTCGCGGCGCCGGTGCGCCGGCCCGAGTTCATCGGCGCGCGGGACTTCACCCCGGTGGGGTGA
- the ectA gene encoding diaminobutyrate acetyltransferase: MTAAQADLQAEFLEMPEGLRIDRPHVTDGAALWRIAKDSGTLDLNSSYSYLLWCRDFAGTSAVARTADGEPVAFVTGYIRPERPRTLLVWQVAVDAAQRGRGLAAALLDGLTRQVAGRHELTSLETTISPGNTASERLFTSYAARHGADVEREVLFDTGQFPDGPHDPEVLYRIGPLSF; encoded by the coding sequence ATGACCGCCGCACAAGCAGACCTGCAAGCGGAATTCCTGGAAATGCCGGAAGGGCTTCGGATCGACCGTCCGCACGTGACGGACGGAGCCGCTCTCTGGCGCATCGCCAAGGACTCCGGAACCCTCGACCTGAACTCCTCCTACAGCTATCTGCTGTGGTGCCGTGACTTCGCCGGCACCTCCGCGGTGGCACGTACGGCCGACGGCGAACCGGTCGCCTTCGTCACCGGATACATCCGGCCCGAGCGCCCCCGCACACTCCTCGTGTGGCAGGTGGCCGTCGACGCGGCGCAGCGCGGACGCGGTCTCGCCGCCGCGCTCCTCGACGGACTGACCCGCCAGGTCGCCGGCCGGCACGAGCTGACCTCCCTGGAGACCACGATCTCCCCGGGCAACACCGCGTCCGAGCGGCTGTTCACCTCGTACGCCGCACGCCACGGCGCGGACGTCGAGCGTGAGGTCCTCTTCGACACGGGGCAGTTCCCCGACGGCCCGCACGACCCCGAGGTGCTGTACCGCATCGGCCCCCTGTCGTTCTGA
- a CDS encoding DsbA family oxidoreductase, whose translation MRVEIWSDIACPWCYVGKARFEKALQAFPHRDDVEVVHRSFELDPGRAKDDIQPVVRMLTEKYGMSEAQAQAGEENLGTQAAAEGLDYRTRDRDHGSTFDMHRLLHLAKERGRQDELIQALYRANFAEERSVFGDDERLVGLAVSAGLDADEARRVLADPSAYADAVRADEREAAELGANGVPFFVLDRTYGVSGAQPAEVFGQALEQAWANHSPLKLIQRPGQDGAEACGPDGCAVPHQH comes from the coding sequence ATGCGCGTCGAGATCTGGAGCGACATCGCCTGCCCGTGGTGCTACGTGGGCAAGGCCCGCTTCGAGAAGGCCCTGCAGGCCTTCCCGCACCGCGACGACGTCGAGGTCGTGCACCGCTCCTTCGAGCTCGACCCCGGCCGCGCCAAGGACGACATCCAGCCCGTCGTCCGGATGCTCACCGAGAAGTACGGCATGAGCGAGGCACAGGCGCAGGCCGGCGAGGAGAACCTCGGCACCCAGGCCGCCGCGGAGGGCCTGGACTACCGCACCCGCGACCGCGACCACGGCAGCACCTTCGACATGCACCGGCTGCTGCACCTCGCCAAGGAGCGCGGCCGGCAGGACGAGCTGATCCAGGCCCTGTACCGGGCCAACTTCGCCGAGGAGCGGTCCGTCTTCGGCGACGACGAGCGGCTCGTCGGGCTGGCGGTCTCCGCCGGCCTGGACGCGGACGAGGCCCGCCGGGTGCTGGCCGACCCGTCGGCGTACGCCGACGCCGTCCGCGCCGACGAGCGCGAGGCCGCCGAGCTCGGCGCGAACGGCGTGCCGTTCTTCGTGCTGGACCGCACGTACGGCGTCTCCGGTGCCCAGCCCGCCGAGGTCTTCGGCCAGGCCCTGGAGCAGGCGTGGGCGAACCACTCCCCGCTGAAGCTGATCCAGCGGCCCGGCCAGGACGGCGCCGAGGCGTGCGGCCCGGACGGCTGCGCGGTGCCCCACCAGCACTGA
- a CDS encoding aldehyde dehydrogenase (NADP(+)), with the protein MAAAPVWSVDPRTGKQREQVAVEATAQEVDEAVRAAHAARGALADRTVRAAFLRTAADLLEEAKEHLVEAADAETALGPVRLTGELARTCYQLRAFADIVDEGEFLGVVINHPDATATPPIPDLRRYKVPLGVVAVYSASNFPFAFSVAGGDTASALAAGCPVVVKSHPDHPGLSELVASVLRRAAVRHDIPDGVLGLVHGFEAGVELVRHPLVSAAGFTGSVRGGRALFDAAAARPVPIPFHGELGSLNPVVITEAAAAERAEAIGTGLAGSMTLGVGQFCVKPGLVLAPAGAAGDRLLKSLTDAVSDTDAGVLLDHRMRDNFVAGVAERAELPEVDAPVTPGSGGEHTVSPGFLTVPAQKLAAESEYDLLLEECFGPVTVVARYEDQTEANAVLARLPGNLTATVHLSEEEAAGEGRGAEILAELTPLAGRVLVNGWPTGVAVAPAQHHGGPYPATTSTSTSVGGTAIERWLRPVAYQGAPEALLPPELRDDNPLGLPRRYDGRLER; encoded by the coding sequence GTGGCAGCAGCACCAGTCTGGAGTGTCGACCCCCGAACCGGGAAGCAGCGCGAGCAGGTTGCGGTGGAGGCCACAGCCCAGGAGGTGGACGAGGCCGTCCGTGCCGCGCACGCCGCCCGGGGGGCCCTCGCCGACCGCACGGTCCGCGCGGCCTTCCTGCGTACCGCGGCCGACCTGCTCGAGGAGGCCAAGGAGCACCTCGTGGAGGCCGCCGACGCGGAGACCGCGCTCGGCCCGGTCCGGCTCACGGGCGAACTCGCCCGCACCTGCTACCAGCTGCGGGCTTTCGCTGACATCGTGGACGAGGGCGAGTTCCTCGGTGTCGTGATCAACCACCCCGACGCCACCGCGACGCCGCCGATCCCGGACCTGCGCCGCTACAAGGTGCCGCTGGGCGTCGTCGCCGTGTACTCGGCGTCGAACTTCCCCTTCGCCTTCTCGGTCGCCGGCGGCGACACCGCCAGCGCGCTCGCCGCGGGCTGCCCGGTCGTCGTCAAGTCGCACCCCGACCACCCGGGCCTGTCCGAGCTGGTGGCCTCCGTCCTGCGCCGGGCCGCCGTGCGGCACGACATCCCGGACGGCGTCCTGGGCCTCGTCCACGGCTTCGAGGCGGGCGTCGAGCTGGTCAGGCACCCGCTGGTGTCGGCCGCCGGCTTCACCGGTTCGGTGCGCGGCGGACGCGCCCTCTTCGACGCGGCGGCGGCGCGGCCCGTGCCGATCCCGTTCCACGGCGAGCTGGGCTCGCTGAACCCGGTCGTGATCACCGAGGCCGCGGCGGCCGAGCGCGCCGAGGCCATCGGTACGGGGCTGGCGGGCTCCATGACGCTGGGCGTCGGCCAGTTCTGCGTGAAGCCGGGTCTGGTGCTGGCGCCGGCCGGCGCGGCGGGCGACCGCCTGCTGAAGTCCCTGACGGACGCGGTCAGCGACACCGACGCGGGCGTCCTGCTCGACCACCGGATGCGCGACAACTTCGTCGCGGGGGTCGCCGAGCGGGCCGAACTGCCCGAGGTGGACGCGCCCGTGACACCGGGATCGGGCGGGGAGCACACGGTGAGCCCCGGCTTCCTGACGGTCCCGGCGCAGAAGCTGGCCGCCGAGAGCGAGTACGACCTGCTGCTCGAGGAGTGCTTCGGCCCGGTGACCGTGGTCGCCCGCTACGAGGACCAGACCGAGGCGAACGCGGTGCTCGCGCGGCTGCCCGGCAACCTCACCGCGACGGTCCACCTGTCCGAGGAGGAGGCGGCCGGCGAGGGACGCGGCGCGGAGATCCTCGCCGAACTGACGCCGCTCGCGGGACGGGTGCTCGTGAACGGGTGGCCCACCGGGGTGGCCGTGGCGCCGGCCCAGCACCACGGAGGGCCCTACCCGGCCACCACCTCGACGTCGACGTCCGTGGGCGGGACGGCGATCGAGCGGTGGCTGCGGCCGGTCGCGTACCAGGGCGCGCCGGAGGCGCTGCTGCCGCCGGAGCTGCGCGACGACAACCCGCTGGGGCTGCCCCGGCGGTACGACGGGCGTCTGGAGCGGTAG
- a CDS encoding amino acid ABC transporter permease yields MSEAGTRDRPRRKGLSRRQKRAVSRGVQYAVFVAALVAFGVTADWEQLRNQFAQVDLAERMFPDIITLALKNTVLYTVSGFVFGLVLGVVVALMRLSSVGPYRWLAGIYIEIFRGLPALLIFIFVGVAVPLAFPGTEIPGGTYGKVALALGLVAAAYMAETIRAGIQAVPKGQMEAARSLGFSHARAMVSIVIPQAFRIVIPPLTNELVLLFKDSSLVLFLGVTLEERELSKFGRDLASETANSTPILVAGLCYLLVTIPLGFVVRRLETKAGEATK; encoded by the coding sequence ATGAGCGAGGCCGGCACCCGGGACCGGCCCCGCCGGAAAGGCCTGAGCAGGCGGCAGAAGCGGGCCGTGTCGCGCGGCGTCCAGTACGCGGTGTTCGTCGCCGCGCTGGTCGCCTTCGGCGTCACGGCCGACTGGGAGCAGCTGCGCAACCAGTTCGCGCAGGTCGACCTGGCCGAGCGGATGTTCCCGGACATCATCACGCTGGCTCTGAAGAACACCGTCCTCTACACAGTGTCCGGCTTCGTCTTCGGCCTCGTCCTCGGCGTGGTCGTCGCCCTGATGCGGCTCTCGTCGGTCGGCCCGTACCGCTGGCTGGCCGGCATCTACATCGAGATCTTCCGCGGACTGCCCGCCCTGCTGATCTTCATCTTCGTGGGCGTCGCCGTGCCACTGGCGTTCCCCGGCACGGAGATCCCCGGCGGCACGTACGGGAAGGTCGCGCTCGCGCTCGGCCTGGTGGCCGCCGCGTACATGGCGGAGACGATCCGCGCCGGCATCCAGGCCGTCCCCAAGGGGCAGATGGAGGCGGCCCGTTCGCTGGGCTTCTCCCATGCCCGGGCGATGGTCTCCATCGTCATCCCGCAGGCGTTCCGCATCGTGATCCCGCCGCTCACCAACGAGTTGGTCCTCCTGTTCAAGGACTCCTCGCTGGTGCTGTTCCTCGGGGTCACCCTGGAGGAGCGCGAACTGTCCAAGTTCGGGCGCGACCTGGCCAGCGAGACCGCCAACTCCACACCGATCCTGGTGGCGGGCCTGTGCTACCTGCTGGTCACGATCCCGCTCGGTTTCGTCGTACGCCGCCTCGAGACGAAGGCCGGGGAGGCCACCAAGTGA
- a CDS encoding alanine--glyoxylate aminotransferase family protein — protein MNHPFLDLAPLSAAHFAAIEDRVARLLSTSQDVVITQGEALLPLEGAIRGAAGPGTTALNVITGPYGQTFGDWLRDCGATVHDLAVPFHTAVTAAQVREALAEHPEIDFVSLVHAEAATGNTNPVAQIGEAVREHGALFYLDAVASIGAEPVLPDAWGVDLCVIGAQKAMGGPAGVSAVSVSERAWARMAANPHAPRRSYLSLLDWKERWVDAGRTVLPHAPAQLEMLALEACVERIEAEGLETVTARHASAAAATRAGALALGGGLEPYVYEASDAAPVATTLRTPPGVDAAGVVGRALASDPTLPLAAGGGPLASSMIRVNHYGAAADEAVVDRCLAALRTALTTA, from the coding sequence GTGAACCATCCCTTCCTGGACCTCGCACCGCTGAGCGCGGCGCACTTCGCGGCGATCGAGGACCGGGTGGCGCGGCTGCTCTCCACCTCGCAGGACGTCGTGATCACGCAGGGCGAGGCACTGCTGCCGCTGGAGGGGGCCATCCGTGGCGCCGCGGGTCCCGGCACGACGGCCCTCAACGTGATCACGGGTCCGTACGGGCAGACGTTCGGCGACTGGCTGCGGGACTGCGGTGCGACCGTGCACGACCTGGCGGTCCCCTTCCACACGGCGGTCACGGCCGCGCAGGTCCGCGAGGCCCTCGCCGAGCACCCGGAGATCGATTTCGTCTCCCTGGTGCACGCGGAGGCGGCCACCGGGAACACCAACCCGGTCGCGCAGATCGGCGAGGCCGTACGCGAGCACGGCGCGCTCTTCTACCTGGACGCGGTGGCCTCGATCGGCGCCGAGCCGGTGCTGCCGGACGCGTGGGGCGTGGACCTGTGCGTGATCGGGGCGCAGAAGGCGATGGGCGGGCCCGCAGGGGTCTCGGCGGTGTCGGTGAGCGAGCGGGCGTGGGCCCGGATGGCCGCGAACCCGCACGCTCCGCGGCGCTCCTACCTGTCGCTGCTGGACTGGAAGGAGCGGTGGGTCGACGCCGGGCGCACGGTGCTGCCGCACGCTCCTGCGCAGCTGGAGATGCTGGCGCTGGAGGCGTGCGTGGAGCGGATCGAGGCGGAGGGGCTGGAGACGGTGACGGCCCGCCACGCGTCGGCGGCCGCCGCCACCCGTGCGGGGGCGCTCGCGCTGGGCGGGGGGCTGGAGCCGTACGTGTACGAGGCCTCGGACGCGGCGCCGGTCGCCACGACGCTGCGGACCCCTCCGGGGGTCGACGCCGCCGGTGTGGTGGGTCGGGCGCTGGCTTCGGACCCCACCCTTCCGCTGGCCGCGGGCGGCGGGCCGCTGGCGTCGTCGATGATCCGCGTCAACCACTACGGTGCGGCGGCGGACGAGGCGGTCGTGGACCGCTGCCTGGCCGCGCTGCGTACGGCTCTGACAACGGCCTGA
- the ectB gene encoding diaminobutyrate--2-oxoglutarate transaminase gives MTITQPDLSVFETLESEVRSYCRSWPTVFDRAQGSRMYDEDGHAYLDFFAGAGSLNYGHNNPVLKRALIDYLERDGVTHGLDMSTTAKRGFLESFQNMVLRPRDLPYKVMFPGPTGTNAVESALKLARKVKGREAIVSFTNAFHGMSLGSLAVTGNAFKRAGAGIPLVHGTPMPFDNYFEGQVPDFLWFERLLGDQGSGLNKPAAVIVETVQGEGGINVARAEWLRALAELCERQDMLLIVDDIQMGCGRTGAFFSFEEAGIVPDIVTVSKSISGYGLPMSLCLFKPELDIWEPGEHNGTFRGNNPAFVTAAAALQTYWSDGPAMEKQTRTRGEQVEQALISVTEENLADVKEYRGRGLVWGLEFHDKARAGRVAHRAFELGLLIETSGPESEVVKLLPALTITPDELDEGLRVLARAVRETA, from the coding sequence GTGACCATCACCCAGCCCGACCTGAGCGTCTTCGAGACCCTGGAGTCGGAGGTGCGCAGCTACTGCCGCAGCTGGCCCACCGTGTTCGACCGCGCCCAGGGCAGCCGCATGTACGACGAGGACGGCCACGCGTACCTCGACTTCTTCGCCGGCGCCGGCTCACTCAACTACGGACACAACAACCCGGTACTGAAACGGGCCCTGATCGACTACCTGGAGCGCGACGGCGTCACCCACGGCCTCGACATGTCGACGACCGCGAAACGCGGCTTCCTGGAGTCGTTCCAGAACATGGTGCTGCGGCCGCGCGACCTGCCGTACAAGGTCATGTTCCCCGGTCCGACGGGGACCAACGCCGTCGAGTCCGCGCTGAAGCTGGCCCGGAAGGTCAAGGGCCGCGAGGCGATCGTCTCCTTCACCAACGCCTTCCACGGCATGTCGCTCGGCTCGCTCGCGGTGACCGGCAACGCCTTCAAGCGGGCGGGCGCCGGCATCCCGCTCGTGCACGGCACGCCGATGCCCTTCGACAACTACTTCGAGGGCCAGGTGCCGGACTTCCTCTGGTTCGAGCGGCTGCTCGGGGACCAGGGCTCCGGCCTCAACAAGCCCGCCGCCGTGATCGTCGAGACGGTGCAGGGCGAGGGCGGCATCAACGTCGCCCGGGCCGAGTGGCTGCGCGCCCTCGCCGAGCTGTGCGAACGCCAGGACATGCTGCTGATCGTCGACGACATCCAGATGGGCTGCGGCCGCACGGGCGCCTTCTTCTCCTTCGAGGAGGCGGGGATCGTGCCCGACATCGTGACCGTCTCCAAGTCCATCAGCGGCTACGGGCTGCCCATGTCGCTGTGCCTGTTCAAGCCCGAGCTGGACATCTGGGAGCCGGGCGAGCACAACGGCACGTTCCGCGGCAACAATCCCGCCTTCGTGACGGCCGCCGCCGCCCTGCAGACGTACTGGTCCGACGGCCCCGCCATGGAGAAGCAGACCCGCACCCGTGGCGAGCAGGTCGAGCAGGCGCTGATCTCCGTCACCGAGGAGAACCTCGCCGACGTCAAGGAGTACCGCGGCCGCGGTCTGGTCTGGGGCCTGGAGTTCCACGACAAGGCGCGCGCGGGCCGGGTGGCCCACCGGGCCTTCGAACTCGGCCTGCTGATCGAGACGTCGGGCCCGGAGAGCGAGGTCGTGAAACTCCTCCCGGCGCTCACCATCACGCCCGACGAGCTGGACGAGGGCCTGCGCGTCCTGGCCCGCGCCGTCCGCGAGACGGCCTGA
- a CDS encoding DUF1349 domain-containing protein, which translates to MDLDIPELPFSLRSYGPDGHWSYEDGVLTGWAGARQDRFVPPTDEGLDPASDAPRLLGAPEGDFQLIARVTVGFAGAFDAGVLYAHVGERAWAKLCLENSPDVPTVCTVVTRGRSDDANSFTVDGSSVWLRISRTGRAFAFHASKDGERWTFVRLFTLADEKETGAALVGFMTQSPMGEGCVVTYDHIAFRPDWPADLRDGR; encoded by the coding sequence ATGGATCTGGACATACCTGAACTTCCCTTCTCCCTGCGCTCCTACGGACCCGACGGGCACTGGTCGTACGAGGACGGGGTGCTGACCGGGTGGGCGGGGGCACGGCAGGACCGGTTCGTGCCGCCCACCGACGAAGGGCTGGACCCCGCCTCCGACGCGCCGCGGCTGCTCGGAGCGCCCGAAGGGGACTTCCAGCTCATCGCGCGCGTCACGGTCGGCTTCGCCGGTGCCTTCGACGCGGGTGTCCTCTACGCGCACGTGGGCGAGCGGGCCTGGGCCAAGCTCTGCCTCGAGAACTCCCCGGACGTGCCCACCGTCTGCACGGTCGTCACCCGGGGCCGTTCCGACGACGCCAACTCCTTCACCGTCGACGGCAGCTCGGTCTGGCTGCGGATCAGCCGCACCGGCCGCGCCTTCGCCTTCCACGCGTCGAAGGACGGCGAGCGCTGGACCTTCGTCCGCCTGTTCACCCTGGCCGACGAGAAGGAGACCGGCGCCGCCCTGGTCGGCTTCATGACCCAGTCGCCGATGGGCGAGGGCTGCGTGGTCACGTACGACCACATCGCATTCCGCCCGGACTGGCCGGCGGATCTGCGGGACGGTCGCTGA
- a CDS encoding amino acid ABC transporter ATP-binding protein → MNTEKSDDGRDGGGTPEIRVRGLRKAFGDNEVLRGIDLEVGAGEVVCVIGPSGSGKSTLLRCVNLLEEPTGGQVFVGGTEITDPDVDIDAVRRRIGMVFQQFNLFPHLTVTDNLTLPQRRVLGRGKEEAAQVAAENLRRVGLSEKATAYPGSLSGGQQQRVAIARALAMGPEVMLFDEPTSALDPELVGDVLAVMRMLADEGMTMMVVTHEMSFAREVADRVVFMDGGVIVEQGPPAQVIGAPTHDRTRHFLSRLLDPAMADVEEGTPDRSGKPL, encoded by the coding sequence GTGAACACCGAGAAGAGCGACGACGGCCGGGACGGCGGCGGTACGCCGGAGATCCGGGTCCGCGGTCTGCGCAAGGCCTTCGGCGACAACGAGGTGCTGCGCGGCATCGACCTGGAGGTCGGCGCCGGTGAGGTGGTGTGCGTCATCGGCCCCTCCGGTTCCGGCAAGTCGACCCTGCTGCGCTGCGTGAACCTCCTGGAGGAGCCGACCGGCGGGCAGGTCTTCGTCGGCGGCACCGAGATCACCGACCCGGACGTCGACATCGATGCCGTACGCCGCCGGATCGGCATGGTCTTCCAGCAGTTCAACCTCTTCCCGCACCTGACGGTGACCGACAACCTGACGCTGCCGCAGCGCCGGGTGCTGGGCCGGGGCAAGGAGGAGGCCGCGCAGGTCGCCGCCGAGAACCTGCGGCGCGTCGGGCTCTCCGAGAAGGCGACGGCCTATCCCGGCTCGCTCTCCGGCGGCCAGCAGCAGCGCGTCGCCATCGCCCGGGCGCTCGCCATGGGCCCCGAGGTGATGCTCTTCGACGAGCCCACCTCGGCGCTCGACCCGGAACTGGTCGGGGACGTCCTCGCCGTGATGCGGATGCTCGCCGACGAGGGCATGACCATGATGGTCGTCACCCACGAGATGTCCTTCGCACGCGAGGTCGCCGACCGGGTCGTCTTCATGGACGGCGGCGTCATCGTGGAGCAGGGCCCCCCGGCCCAGGTCATCGGCGCCCCGACTCACGACCGGACCCGCCACTTCCTCTCCCGCCTGCTGGACCCGGCGATGGCGGACGTGGAGGAGGGAACCCCGGACCGGTCGGGCAAGCCCCTTTAG